The following proteins are encoded in a genomic region of Actinomadura sp. NAK00032:
- a CDS encoding discoidin domain-containing protein gives MSVRKIIALLAVSLTAVAGVAVYAGTASAARPGRGSVTMTVRSGALDVLAAPCGGRPLVIELANSGSEGEYVDVFIAPERPLLTSHDVISTYVPPNRDVVVRAQVSAPLGSAGGTHEVSLRLGPRGPEQQAAVTVTPKPSGPGANLALGGPVSASSTHGNFRVCGGVDANTDSEDWSTLTGWNDGTRAVFPDTYTVEFGGSQPVDRVVLYTLNSARYPAARYGLRDFDVQVPGKGGEWTTVSSVRGNTAGRLEIPLDPAVSTTAVRIAALASNSGDYSRIIELEVYQGS, from the coding sequence GTGAGCGTTCGCAAGATCATCGCACTGCTGGCCGTATCGCTCACGGCGGTCGCCGGTGTCGCCGTGTACGCGGGCACGGCCTCCGCCGCCAGGCCGGGGCGCGGGTCGGTCACGATGACGGTGCGGTCCGGGGCGCTGGACGTGCTCGCCGCACCCTGCGGAGGCAGGCCGCTGGTGATCGAACTCGCCAACTCCGGCTCCGAGGGCGAGTACGTCGACGTGTTCATCGCGCCGGAGCGCCCGCTCCTCACCTCGCATGACGTCATCTCGACCTACGTGCCGCCGAACCGCGACGTCGTCGTCCGGGCGCAGGTCTCCGCGCCGCTCGGCTCCGCCGGTGGGACGCATGAGGTGTCCCTGCGGCTGGGGCCGCGGGGGCCTGAGCAGCAGGCGGCCGTCACGGTCACGCCGAAGCCGTCGGGACCGGGCGCCAACCTCGCTCTCGGCGGCCCCGTCAGCGCCTCGTCCACGCACGGCAACTTCCGCGTCTGCGGCGGCGTCGACGCCAACACCGACTCCGAGGACTGGTCCACGCTGACCGGCTGGAACGACGGCACGCGCGCCGTTTTCCCAGACACCTACACGGTCGAGTTCGGCGGCTCGCAGCCGGTCGACCGGGTCGTCCTGTACACGCTGAACTCCGCGCGCTACCCCGCCGCCCGCTACGGCCTGCGGGACTTCGACGTCCAGGTGCCCGGCAAGGGCGGTGAGTGGACGACGGTGTCGAGCGTCCGCGGCAACACCGCGGGCCGGTTGGAAATACCGCTCGATCCGGCGGTCTCCACCACGGCCGTGCGCATCGCCGCACTGGCGTCCAACAGCGGCGACTACTCCCGCATCATCGAGCTGGAGGTCTACCAGGGCTCGTAA
- a CDS encoding GDSL-type esterase/lipase family protein, which yields MTKGNKRPGFAILATAGMLAAYSAWAPQARAADEAPLKQQAEPVAVSLGDSFISGEAGRWWGNGDLAAAAFCTRGGTDRAAYRFAGICRYDPKRVYDGTAVDPQRPRATGCHRSDVAEINGTRQVALTPVNLACSGAETKHVLSEPYKENKESQSRLLQTLAATHQVKLIVVSIGGNDLNVSDALRHCTDQYMNSRPSCAATGEGDRLLAQLPQVATNVGKVIDKIREVMNAAGTPSDGYKLIVQSYPSPVPTSAKVRDIFPEAGGGKTKRTLVGGCPLWNADFDLMHDTLTPAIDAMLKKVAAEKNVTFLSMIHALDGHALCENGTRQAGPTEDASKLGGQMEWVRFGTAGMKISQGYQQESLHPNAFAQQSQGRCLAAAYQNPSLTQTCTSAS from the coding sequence ATGACCAAAGGCAACAAGCGTCCTGGATTCGCCATACTCGCCACCGCCGGGATGCTGGCCGCCTACTCGGCCTGGGCGCCGCAGGCCAGAGCCGCGGACGAGGCGCCCCTCAAGCAGCAGGCCGAGCCGGTGGCGGTGTCGCTGGGAGACAGCTTCATCTCCGGCGAGGCGGGCCGCTGGTGGGGCAACGGCGACCTCGCCGCCGCGGCGTTCTGCACCCGAGGCGGAACCGACCGCGCCGCCTACCGCTTCGCCGGCATCTGCCGCTATGACCCGAAGCGCGTCTACGACGGCACGGCGGTCGATCCCCAACGGCCTCGCGCCACCGGATGCCATCGCTCGGACGTGGCCGAGATAAACGGCACCCGGCAGGTCGCGCTCACACCGGTCAATCTGGCCTGCTCGGGAGCCGAGACCAAGCACGTCCTCAGCGAGCCTTACAAGGAGAACAAGGAGTCGCAGTCGCGGCTACTGCAAACACTGGCCGCGACTCACCAGGTGAAATTGATCGTGGTGTCGATCGGCGGCAACGACCTGAACGTGTCGGACGCCCTGCGCCACTGCACCGATCAGTACATGAACAGCAGGCCATCGTGCGCCGCCACCGGCGAGGGGGACCGCCTCCTCGCCCAACTGCCGCAGGTCGCCACGAACGTCGGAAAAGTGATCGACAAGATCCGCGAGGTGATGAACGCGGCCGGAACGCCCTCCGACGGCTACAAGCTGATCGTGCAGTCCTACCCCTCTCCGGTACCGACCAGCGCCAAGGTGCGAGACATCTTCCCCGAGGCCGGGGGCGGCAAGACCAAGCGGACACTCGTCGGCGGCTGCCCGCTGTGGAACGCCGACTTCGACCTCATGCACGACACGCTGACACCCGCGATCGACGCAATGCTGAAGAAGGTCGCCGCCGAAAAGAACGTGACTTTCCTCAGCATGATCCACGCGCTGGACGGCCACGCCCTCTGCGAGAACGGCACCCGCCAGGCAGGTCCGACGGAAGACGCGAGCAAACTGGGCGGTCAGATGGAATGGGTGCGCTTCGGCACCGCCGGAATGAAGATCAGCCAGGGCTACCAGCAGGAGTCACTGCACCCCAACGCCTTCGCCCAGCAGTCCCAGGGCCGCTGCCTGGCCGCCGCCTATCAGAACCCCTCGCTCACCCAAACCTGCACCAGCGCAAGCTGA
- a CDS encoding GNAT family N-acetyltransferase has translation MTHQLVSERLVLRPWDVDDAEAALDIYGSAEVTRWLSPAMDRVADVAGMRSLMERWIAEGARMVVPGGRWAIENRETGDLVGGATLLPLPPDEAYEMGWQLRPTAWRNGYATEAGTALARWAFTQGLEEVIALVRPANERAAATVERIGMEWVGETEKYYGLRLQEYRLRPGDLEADGL, from the coding sequence ATGACGCATCAACTGGTTTCCGAGCGGCTCGTCCTGCGGCCGTGGGACGTGGACGACGCCGAGGCGGCGCTTGACATCTACGGCAGCGCCGAGGTCACGCGCTGGCTCAGCCCGGCCATGGACAGGGTGGCCGACGTCGCCGGCATGCGCTCCTTGATGGAGCGGTGGATCGCCGAAGGCGCGCGCATGGTCGTCCCCGGCGGCCGCTGGGCCATCGAGAACCGGGAGACCGGGGACCTGGTCGGGGGCGCGACGCTGCTGCCGCTGCCGCCGGACGAGGCGTACGAGATGGGATGGCAGCTCCGGCCCACGGCGTGGCGCAACGGCTATGCCACCGAGGCCGGGACGGCCCTGGCGCGGTGGGCGTTCACGCAAGGGCTGGAGGAGGTGATCGCGCTCGTCCGGCCGGCGAACGAGCGCGCCGCCGCGACCGTCGAACGGATCGGCATGGAGTGGGTCGGCGAGACCGAGAAGTACTACGGGCTGCGGCTCCAGGAATACCGGTTGCGCCCCGGCGACCTCGAGGCGGATGGCCTGTAG
- a CDS encoding helix-turn-helix transcriptional regulator yields MLARESLDPSRSIWHFVAFHLRRYRKAHGMSGQALGDLLDCDRSTVSRYESNTLKLKREHAEIIDRVCNTEGMFTALVGFAARADEGNWLLELAELEARSSRIRMWESSVIPGLFQTPDYARAALSAGTAEDLEAALERRLARQAAVFGKTKPPRVTALLSWVGVSQIVGGLDVMRGQLTRLIELSDLPFVSIRIVENNAGAHPGLDGPFVLLTVGDRDLAYTEAATRGCFLMDPFDVQEVAVRYDLMSDIAAPVGPSRAILEAELEKYT; encoded by the coding sequence ATGCTCGCGCGGGAGTCGCTCGACCCGTCAAGATCGATCTGGCATTTCGTGGCGTTCCACCTGCGCCGCTATCGCAAAGCGCACGGGATGTCAGGGCAGGCTCTCGGTGACCTGCTTGACTGTGACCGTTCGACTGTTTCCCGGTACGAGTCCAACACGCTCAAGCTCAAGCGGGAGCACGCGGAGATCATCGACCGCGTGTGCAACACGGAAGGCATGTTCACGGCCTTGGTCGGGTTCGCCGCGCGTGCCGACGAGGGCAACTGGCTGCTGGAACTCGCCGAGTTGGAGGCTCGCTCATCAAGGATCAGGATGTGGGAGTCATCAGTCATCCCAGGGCTGTTCCAGACGCCGGACTACGCGCGTGCCGCACTGAGCGCCGGAACTGCGGAGGACCTCGAAGCGGCCCTTGAGCGGCGGCTGGCGCGGCAGGCCGCCGTGTTCGGCAAGACGAAGCCACCGCGAGTGACGGCCCTTCTCAGCTGGGTGGGGGTATCGCAAATCGTGGGCGGTCTGGACGTCATGCGCGGCCAACTCACTCGGCTGATAGAGCTGAGCGACCTTCCCTTCGTCAGTATCCGGATAGTGGAGAACAACGCGGGTGCGCATCCGGGCCTCGACGGCCCTTTCGTTCTCCTCACGGTCGGGGACCGGGACCTCGCCTACACCGAAGCGGCGACGCGTGGCTGCTTCCTCATGGACCCGTTCGATGTACAAGAAGTGGCAGTAAGGTACGACTTGATGAGCGACATAGCCGCCCCGGTCGG
- a CDS encoding alkaline phosphatase, which produces MSRDVEPGPALSDPGRRRFLGYSGIGALALAFGPLQAEPSGPTREVSRFKNDPFSLGIASGDPLPDSVVLWTRLAPEPLASLGGMEPHRVPVRWQVAEDARFRRVVRQGTATARPEYAHSVHVDVRGLRPGREYFYRFKAGNEISPTGRTKTAPAPGTTANAFAFGMVSCQAWFDGYYTAYGHLAEEDLDLVVHLGDYLYEFGVQTNGGRPDTPVPDKFHTPTVHLSEYRDRYALYKLDPELQAAHAMAPWIVTWDDHEVVDNYADLAHPSAPPEDFLVRRANAYRAYWEHMPLRALEPAGQNMPLYRRFTFGRLLEFSVLDTRQYRSDQACGDGLKTDCDQRLDPSRTMLGDAQESWLLDGLGRSVAKWNVLAQQVMLSQVDFNTDPGQAFGMDLWDGYKPSRDRLLNGIAERNVRNPIVLSGDFHRSMAANVKRDFDDPASPTIATEFLGSSISSGRDGADMDEYGSQFLAANDHIRFYNGQRGYMTFHVTPDTWNASYRVVPYVRERGAPVFTRASFAVEDGRPGLQADSKSTARGKSYLSASEVDPPEPLKGNRT; this is translated from the coding sequence GTGAGCAGAGACGTAGAACCCGGGCCTGCTCTGAGCGATCCGGGCAGGCGGCGATTCCTGGGGTACTCCGGGATCGGCGCGCTGGCGCTGGCGTTCGGGCCGTTGCAGGCGGAGCCGTCGGGCCCGACCCGTGAGGTGTCCCGGTTCAAGAACGATCCGTTCAGCCTCGGCATCGCGTCCGGCGACCCGTTGCCCGACTCGGTCGTCCTGTGGACGCGGCTGGCGCCGGAACCGCTGGCCTCGCTGGGCGGGATGGAGCCGCACCGCGTCCCCGTCCGGTGGCAGGTCGCCGAGGACGCGAGGTTCCGCCGGGTGGTCCGGCAGGGGACGGCGACCGCCAGGCCCGAGTACGCGCACTCGGTCCACGTCGATGTGCGCGGCCTGCGCCCCGGGCGGGAGTACTTCTACCGGTTCAAGGCGGGCAACGAGATCTCACCGACCGGACGGACCAAGACCGCTCCCGCGCCCGGGACGACGGCGAATGCCTTCGCCTTCGGAATGGTGTCGTGCCAGGCATGGTTCGACGGTTACTACACCGCGTACGGTCACCTGGCCGAGGAGGACCTCGACCTGGTCGTTCATCTGGGCGACTACCTGTACGAATTCGGCGTGCAGACCAATGGCGGCAGGCCGGACACACCGGTGCCGGACAAGTTCCACACCCCCACCGTTCACCTGTCGGAGTATCGCGACCGGTACGCGCTCTACAAACTCGATCCGGAACTGCAGGCCGCGCACGCCATGGCGCCGTGGATCGTCACCTGGGACGACCACGAGGTGGTCGACAACTACGCCGACCTCGCCCATCCGTCGGCGCCGCCGGAGGACTTCCTCGTCCGCCGCGCCAACGCCTACCGGGCGTACTGGGAGCACATGCCGCTGCGGGCGCTGGAGCCGGCCGGCCAGAACATGCCGCTGTACCGCCGGTTCACCTTCGGCCGGCTGCTGGAGTTCAGCGTCCTGGACACCCGCCAGTACCGCAGTGACCAGGCGTGCGGCGACGGCCTGAAGACCGACTGCGACCAGCGACTGGATCCGTCCCGGACGATGCTCGGCGACGCCCAGGAGTCATGGCTGCTGGACGGCCTTGGACGTTCCGTAGCGAAGTGGAACGTTCTGGCACAGCAGGTGATGCTGTCGCAGGTCGACTTCAACACCGATCCCGGGCAGGCGTTCGGGATGGACCTGTGGGACGGCTACAAGCCCTCCCGCGACCGGCTGCTGAACGGGATCGCCGAGCGGAACGTCCGCAACCCGATCGTGCTGTCGGGCGACTTCCACCGCAGCATGGCCGCGAACGTCAAGCGGGACTTCGACGACCCCGCCTCCCCCACGATCGCGACGGAGTTCCTCGGGTCGTCCATCTCATCCGGCAGGGACGGGGCGGACATGGACGAGTACGGCTCGCAGTTCCTCGCGGCCAACGACCACATCCGCTTCTACAACGGGCAGCGCGGATACATGACGTTCCACGTCACACCGGACACCTGGAACGCGTCCTACCGGGTCGTCCCGTATGTCCGGGAACGCGGCGCGCCCGTGTTCACCCGCGCGAGCTTCGCCGTAGAGGACGGCAGGCCCGGCCTACAGGCCGACTCCAAGAGCACGGCACGCGGCAAGAGCTACCTGTCCGCCTCCGAAGTCGACCCTCCCGAGCCGCTGAAGGGGAACCGCACGTGA
- a CDS encoding ATP-binding protein, whose product MSVPAPEIPTLLLEPNENAPALARDFLATLFREWGSADDFMARLVVCELVTNAWRHGEGQIILRVFRDVRPDLVMIEVWDQGDGLPVVGPEDFEATSGRGLLLMSRVVDDWGTRPIAEGGKIVWARCAL is encoded by the coding sequence ATGTCCGTACCTGCCCCAGAAATCCCGACTCTTCTTCTTGAACCCAACGAAAACGCGCCGGCGTTGGCGAGGGATTTCCTTGCCACTCTGTTCCGGGAGTGGGGCTCCGCGGACGACTTCATGGCGCGTCTGGTGGTGTGCGAGTTGGTGACCAACGCCTGGCGGCACGGCGAGGGTCAGATCATCCTCCGCGTCTTCCGCGACGTCCGCCCCGACCTCGTGATGATCGAGGTGTGGGACCAGGGGGACGGACTTCCGGTGGTCGGCCCGGAGGACTTCGAGGCGACCTCGGGGCGGGGCCTGCTGTTGATGTCGCGAGTCGTGGACGACTGGGGAACCCGACCGATCGCGGAAGGCGGAAAGATCGTTTGGGCCAGGTGCGCCCTCTGA